From the genome of Cytobacillus firmus, one region includes:
- a CDS encoding MFS transporter, translated as MEAQIKRNITLFLAGKLTAVLGSSIYGFAIGLYILSETGSSLNFAITLILSTLPRILLSPVAGALSDRWDRKKIIIISDFACAVWLIAILLLYLLVTQEIWLLYTATAVLSILNTFYSAAVTSAIYNMVGPDTLQKAMSLNQAAASSSSILGPVLGGVFFGIFHLSVFMLINIIAFTVSGITSLLIQYNLFAEKKERPEENGMIYDLKMGISYVKNQPFIKNLIIISIWLNFWFAVFPVAMPYLVLTVREMSSLQLGIIEGAFSVGMLIMSVVLSARPEVKRKEVTIFGGVMAMSLIIALLGLPNFPGLMGISNSIMFPFLIGLVLLLSSVIMVINIPVMVLLQKGTPDAYRGRVMSLLETGASAMTPLGFIFFGFLLEKLPVWILMAASGGSILVLILYHLQKRTFIQLLRDADQPKTEISPQA; from the coding sequence ATGGAAGCACAGATTAAAAGAAATATAACACTGTTTCTGGCAGGGAAATTGACAGCGGTGCTCGGTTCCTCCATTTATGGATTTGCCATTGGCTTATATATCCTTTCAGAAACAGGGTCCAGCCTCAATTTTGCCATAACCCTCATTCTTAGTACACTGCCAAGAATCCTGCTTTCTCCTGTTGCGGGCGCACTCAGTGACAGATGGGACCGCAAAAAAATCATCATTATTTCCGATTTCGCCTGTGCCGTCTGGCTTATTGCCATTTTGCTTCTGTACCTTTTGGTCACACAGGAAATCTGGCTCCTTTACACAGCCACAGCCGTTTTAAGCATTTTGAATACTTTTTATTCAGCGGCAGTCACTTCAGCAATTTACAACATGGTCGGTCCTGATACTCTGCAAAAAGCAATGTCACTCAATCAGGCCGCAGCTTCATCATCCTCCATCTTGGGACCCGTTCTTGGGGGCGTCTTCTTTGGCATCTTTCATCTATCAGTCTTCATGCTTATTAACATCATCGCCTTCACAGTCTCCGGCATCACCAGTTTACTTATTCAATACAATCTATTTGCAGAAAAAAAAGAAAGACCAGAAGAAAATGGAATGATCTACGATCTGAAAATGGGTATTTCATATGTGAAAAATCAGCCGTTTATAAAAAATCTCATTATCATTAGCATCTGGCTGAACTTTTGGTTTGCGGTTTTTCCCGTTGCCATGCCTTATCTGGTTCTGACTGTGCGGGAAATGAGTTCACTCCAGCTGGGCATCATTGAAGGAGCCTTTTCCGTCGGGATGCTGATCATGTCGGTCGTTCTATCTGCCCGTCCCGAGGTAAAGAGAAAAGAAGTGACCATTTTTGGGGGCGTAATGGCCATGTCCCTTATCATTGCTCTGCTTGGCCTCCCGAATTTTCCTGGCCTAATGGGCATTTCAAACAGCATCATGTTTCCTTTTTTAATAGGTCTGGTCCTGCTGCTATCTTCAGTTATCATGGTAATCAACATTCCAGTAATGGTTCTGCTGCAAAAAGGCACGCCTGATGCCTATCGGGGCAGGGTCATGTCACTCCTTGAAACAGGAGCAAGTGCCATGACACCACTGGGCTTTATCTTTTTTGGATTTTTACTCGAAAAATTGCCTGTCTGGATCCTAATGGCTGCATCCGGCGGCAGTATTCTGGTGCTAATCCTGTATCATTTGCAAAAAAGAACCTTTATCCAGCTGCTGAGAGACGCGGAT